The DNA window AGAACGAATCATTCTTACAGAGAACCCCACAAGGAAGGAAGCTCAAACAAAGTGTAGTCCCATCTGGGCAACCTCACCTTCTTGGCATAGTCAGTCATCTTCTTGGGGGTGAAGAAGAGCATACGAGTGGCTTCATTGAACAGAATCTTCTCATAAGCCTTCTCAATACAGCTGGCAATTTCGTCTCTGGATTGACAGAGGGAAAAAACCCATGAAGCAGAATCCAGTCATCAAGAAGCATTTCTAAACTCAACTGACAACAGTGGGTTAATTCAGCACATGCTAAATTCTTTCTCGTCAAAACAGATGGTGctgtaaaatattttaagatgtttatGCTGAATTGTGCCTGGGCCTAATAGTGCTGCCCCAGCTGCTGTGATGGAGAGAGATGAGAAGCAGAAGTGCAGGTATGGTGTGCTATATGGGTGATCTTGGTTTGTGTGGTAGAAAGAGTCCCCAGAGTTTTGGAAAAGGAAAAACTTGTCTCCTGAATTCATACTATAGCTATACTATACTCTTAAAAGGTTGTTTGGGTGGGCCAAGCAAACACAAATTTCCCTTAAGTTTCTCAATGAGGAAATGCTCTGGGAACCATGTCTACTGGATTATCTCGAGTGTAATTAGAAACTCATGCAGGGATACAATAGTTAACTTTACCAAAACTGGGTAATTCTGGGCGGAATGATCCAATCATACCTGCTAACAGAGGTTTTTGCGGAATGAGGTGCCAGTGTGGAGAGGGGCTTCCCATTTTAATGTTGGTTAGAGAACACAACCAACCTGACAGTGTCCAGTAAGATGTCAATGAAGAAAGCGTAGCTCTCCGCTGGGATGTTGCCTTTAGCAAGGAACACTTTGTTGTAACTGCCTTCCATCAGGTACTGCGGAGGATACACAACAAATGTATCAGTCACCTTTCCAAGACATCTGTGTACAACTGTGCCTTTAACCTCTGCAAAGGTGGAGGACCTGCTGTAGTTTACTATATACTTGGGTGAAACCACACACTTGcggaaattatattgttttaatagttTCTTATCTGTTCATCTAATTGGgacctgttatggttgagccttatggctccaatactgggagacgtggtcgtaagactcctcgagagtcagattctctcgaggagcgagagaggaaacggctgcgggatatctttgcagaaccatctgacgaagactcctttgagggttagctcagaggaggatgacatggaatggactcgtgtgagggaggatttgggtgttcctggcaataatagcatgggaagcgactggcaggttgcaggatcggacccgtggacgagctggagggatggaacgggatccacagctggggatgctgtggggcgtagtcaaagatgttttagttctgatgaggatgatgatgacgaggcacctggaattagggtaacacctgatagcgatgaggagttgtaactggcatataatggggtcttgaatccggggctaattgcgttgggcaaggtaatctggacgaacgcttgggctatTGTTGGGAATTTTCCtaaagacgggtgtgtttcgtttgctgaatacgtaagttaccaaggacactgggcaaagacggcgggaggaactgtgtgggcgtttcttgtgcaacctgtgtttaatcttattagcttggaccctccgtcgtcttcttgacggacattatttacctactcggaattgacgctggactggctgactacgatcttggacgaccctttctttggctatcggaggttttcgtggaacctaagacgcctgcacctggctatcgacctcggaccggatttagaccccgctgaccgctgcaaccctgattgatgtgtttggacccggagttcgcccgctgctcggaggagtaacaacttagttgctcaaccacagctgctgagtagcagagaggaatctgctgccagtatttatgttctattgaatgtttgtttaccagcttttgtttgtttaaagtcccaggctgaagtaagcatttttggtttaacccggattaaactcttgtttaatccggtttatcttttgaaccatttttgagtgacttttcatattgaaggcgagtgtttgccaagctctttgttttttacgagcaattttggttctgtatctttaataaactgtgttgaatcttatctagtggcgttctgtccttgacagattgcccaacgccagaaaGAAGTTTTTTCTAGTTAGGTAATTACAtttagaagacgatggaggagctgaaggctcgttttgaccagctgcaggctgcattttacgctgcacaagcagcacagccagctaaaggacatgtcaTGACTCCCGAACATTTTGACGGGTCTAGAAATAAgttgcctacttttttggcgcaaattgaactttatttttcccaaattagtGCTcaggcttttcctacggacaccagtaaCTTGGAACTAACAAAAAATACTAGAGGCCTTTggggggatttataggagttgtagttcacctacaaccagagtgcactatgaacccaaacaatgatggatctggatcaaacttggcatgcataccgatatacccaaatttgaatactggtgggttttgaggggaattggcctggacattttggagttgtaggtactgagatgtatagttctCCTGCAATCAAtgggcactctgaactccaccaaagatggtattggaccaaatttgacacacagagcctccatgaccaacaacaaatactggaggtctttggggaaaattcaccttgatttgggggagttgtagttcacctacacctagagagcactgtgaactcaaacaccgATGACAagcctggaccaagcttggcacacaaaaTTCCCATGACTAGCCCAACCTACCGGagtggtttgaggggactgactcatcacagtgagagttgtagtttacccgaCAGCCAGAGAGCACCCTAAACCCCACCCATGACCTCACCCCCAGAGCAAACCTGCCCAGCATAACAAACATTAAGTACTGATGAaatttctcggggttaacctggcatgatgtgagttgtagttaatccacaaccgtATGCACTTTGAACAagtaaaaaaatgactttttcaaataactcaggcaatgctgggtacccaagctagtaataaataaatagccctcCTCTCTGTAATGGAATTGAGGTGCAGAGAGCAAAGTTCCTAATAAGGAATTTGTTCTGCTCGTACAAGGCAAAATCTCTGATCTAACAACACAAAATCCAGGCAAAAAGATGGGAAGTTACCTGCTCTAGAGACACAGGGTGCTTGATGTAGACATTGGTCTGGATATCCTTTGCTGGGAGCCTTTCGAGCTCCGTGTGGAACTCAGCAACGCGATTCTGGGACAGCAGGAAGAGAAGGTTCAAACCCAACAGCTGGTGTTTGTAGGCTGACTCTGGTAACTCATCTCTGAGGCAGAAGGGGGAAAACAGTGAAACGGAGATCAAGGAGATGTGTATATACAGAACAGGCCTAGGATTAGAGTGTCAGCCTCTGTTTCTCCCAGCCAAATGACAGGCAAAAAGAAGTCTTACAGAGAGGCTCAAAATAGAAATACACTTTGCTCAAGACTGTACGGCAGGAAATGCTTACTTGTAATCAAAATAGTAGCACTTGAGCTGGGCCATGTATCTCTCAAAAGATGGGATGTCCTTCTTCAGGATACTCCACTGAGCCCCAATTTCAAGGATGTCTCCTTGGATGGTAGGAAGAAGGATGATGAGCAGAATGttgacaaacaaaacaaaaaaatatgtgGTAGTATTAGGAGCAAACTAATCAAGCCACTATCCCATCTCCACCTTCAGTCAGGTTAATGCAACAGGAAGTAGAGCAAATGAAGTTATTCAACAGACTGTCAACATCTAAACGCTACATGACTGACCTACATATCAGGACGACTGGGGCTTGTATTGTGCTTCTGGCACAAATTTCCCCAAGGCAGTGATTCTTGATGGGAAGGGCAGAACTCCAGGTTCAATTGGACCTCAACTGTAAGAAACCCCAGCCAAACTGGATAATGAGTGGGGACTGGGCATCAAGCCTCCCTCACTGTCCAAAGTGGTCAGCCTCCCAACCTCCttcacagaaataacagaaacaTAACTTAGtaaggttgcagtgagttttccgactgtatggccatgttccagaagcattctctcctgacattttgcccacatctatggcaggaatcctcagaggttgtgaggtttgttgtaaactaggcaagggtggtttatatatgtgtggaaggtccagggtgggagaaagaattcttgtctgttggagctatgtgtgaatgttgcaattaatcaccttgattagcattgaaaagccttgcatcttcaaggcctggctgcttcctgcctgagggaatactttgtttggaggtgattctggccatgaagccTTCAGCGGCACATAACTCAGTAAGTTGTTGCGATGCGAGAATAAGAAACTGTATATTAAGTATTTTAGATATTACATAGAAGTTGAATATAAGGTCGAAACTGAAGCTCATGATGTGCTAAACAGTTCTGCATCATCCAAATGAGAGACTGCCTAGGAACACTCCAAAATACCTTTTTAACTCTACAAAgacattttaaatgtaataaatacattttaccaATAGGTTACAGACAAAAGGAAGCTCTTCTGAAAGCCCTATTCATATTCACACAGGAGCAGAGCAAGCTTTTATTTCAGCCTCCTTTTCAGACAGAGGGGAGAATCAGATGGTCCTCCAGGTGAGGGTGAAATACAATTCCTAGCACTCCTAACCTCTGGTGATGTTGGTTGGGAAGCGTAGTACAGAACGGGTCACTCTCCTGGCTTAGAGGAATGTAACCAATATGGGACAATGGCTATTCTTGGGTTGAGATAATAATGCTGGGGGGTGGGGGTAGATGGAAAGGTAGGGAGGGGAAAGAATAGTGGCTTAGATTTATCTGCCAGGCCTTGGCCCACGTATGTGCTTGCGCCTGGTCTGAATATACTCACTTGCCAAGATAAGCTGCTGTTTAGTTAGTTTTGAGCCTGTGGTGGGAAGGAAGTTGAGCTCAAGCAGGGCTAACTGGaacagaaagaaaggagagaaatttCACACAGACCGCACTTATTGACAACCAAGCCTTGCCATGTCAAACCCTCAGGCTCTCAGGATAAATCGGGGAactgcatttttgttgttgttaatattaatattacttataccctgctttgtggagagactcaaagcggcagaTTGCAAAAATGTTTTCCAACATGAAGGCTCACAATTCATAGCAGGTAAATTATCCTATTGAAAGGCAGCTGGGAGTTTTAGTGCCAGATCTGGTGAGAAATTTAGCTAGCCCACCATTCCCAAGGGGCCTTCTCCTCTTTAAAAGGAGTCCTTTGTCTATGAGTTGCTTCAGGGATGAGATATTTaacataaaaacaaagcaaaattagAGTTAGGTATCAGTGGGACTCTTTTTAAGCTATCATGTATACTTGaggataagctgagtttttcgaCCCCTTTTTAGggtgaaaaagcccccccccccttgacttatactcgagtatataatataaaaataaaaaacactctaTACTGGGGACTTTCCCACTTTTCCAGGCCCCATTCCATCCCCTCCTTTCAAACCTCAATCATTCCCCCTTCCCCAGTTGCCCCCTTCCCACCCCAATCTGTCCTACTTTTCCAGCTACCCCTTTTCCACCTAattttcccactttttcaacCACTTCGTCCCATTCCAATCTTTTCCCATTTCCAGTCCATCCTTCCCACTCCCTTCCCAAGACAGTCTCTCCCATTTTTCCTTATTCATATACACACAGCAGTTTCCCAAAATGTATATTGTAGTTAAAATAAACTATGGTGATTAttataacagcgctccatgcagtcatgctggccacatgatcttggaggtgcctacagacaacgctcttcggcttggaaatggagatgagcaccaacatcgagtcgggcacaactagacttaatgtcaggggaaaaccttatccCTTTACCTTATGGTGATTATtgcattattgttgctgttgataaaattattattttactctatttattatgattacatttattattttactctttattattgttacgactacatttattattttactctatcatgattgttaatattacatgtactattttactctattattattggaaggatacgtaagcacatttacattgaagagggttagaataatgatttaatcagagctggacattcttatcttaaattacagttttatgtaaatatttaaacacGTTTAACCTacaaatgcctcaattaatgtaattttattggtatctatttttatttttgaaatttaccaatagctgcagcattttccacccttggcttatactcgagtcaattagttttcccagtttttttgtggtaaaattaggtgcctcggcttatagtcggAGGAGCTCATACACAAACAGGCAAAGCAACGACGTGGTTGAGTCATCCACCCCTCTTCCGGCAGCCTCCAAGGAATGAGAGGCCTTCCTTTGCTAGAAGTAGATGCAGTCTTGCCAGGTTTCCGAAACAGGAGAAGGGACAGTTGAAATCCATGACATCAAGAATTGGCAGCCAGGAAGTAGCAAGTAAAGTCTGTGTTCTACCTAATACCACACACAAGCATTGGGTTCCAGTTCTCTTAGCCATGTATAGACAGTCCTCGTGTTCTGACTCAGTTAAAATCAGGGGTGAGAAAACAGGGaaaccccttggaagggaaatttactcctgaaagttattatcatgggggaaagcttGCCatagcaagccaaatttttcaaaatccaattctcagagggatagaaagtgagctgaaatcttctggacaggggcacagacagcaaaacaaaccccacaagggtgttaacccttccctatgcaatcccaaactaaaacatatatattttggGTAGAGCTACACTGTAAAAAATGTACTTGTTTCGActcacatacacattcaacttaagaacaaatctacagaacctatcttgttcataacttgtggactgcctataTTTTAATACGTTTGTCCATTAATAAGTTACATGATGCACACATGTCTGTCTTTACGGGGGAGGGACATTGCCCCTAACAAAATTTaatagatttgtttttattgcttttaagaatgtattttaaatatttctatgtttaattctattttaatgttgaaaTGTGTTAGATTTCTAATTCACACATCATGACAGTTTTTAGTGtcagctatgttgttgttgttgttgttgttgttgttattattattattattattattattattattattattattattcaggaatCTTTCAGCATTTCGTTTAGTAATGAAAACTTTTTGCCCCATCAAGTAAAAGACCAACACTTGGCTATCTAAAAAGTGGTCAATTGTGAAAGTGTGTGACAATGACACTTCTCCTTTCACAGAATTTTGGAATTTAATGGATGGATGTTCAACCTCTATGCATAAATGCTAGGGATTACCAGCCTCTTAAAACAGCACTTTAACGgctatggagtcatggcagttgtagtttttacaaggtgttctagccttctctgcccaagagtgctggccCCTaatcaaactacaaaacccaggagtACACAGGATCGAGCCATGGTAGGTTTTAAATGAAATTCTAATTGCACTTTATTGTATTTgaactgtattttaactttgtgatcatgacacaaatatttaatggtttttaatctttgtatttgattttttatttttatttttagtgggTTATATCattttagccaccttgagtctttaTGGGAAGAAAGGGAGTGCCAGAAAtcaagttaacaacaacaacaacagttataGCAAGGCTAAATTGCATTAAATTTATCCTGTAGATGGAGCCAACCAATCCTCTGTTGGAAAGATCCCCTTGATTTTTCACATTAGTTCATACCATTATCATATAAGGTAGATCATGATTTTTTTATCAGAAGGGATAATTTATAAATCCTACAAATCCCACCCTTGCCCATTCCTGCTTTAAACCAGGTAGTTTCTAGGCCCCCTCCCCATCAGATGGAGGTTTGtagaccccccccctccccatggcAATTTCTAGATCACCTTCCCATTGGATGGAGATTTCTAGACCCTCTCCCTATTGAATGGCGATTTCTAGACCCCCTCCCCATTAGATGGCGGTTTCTAGACATTTCTTCCCATCAGATGGAGATTTCTAGACCCCTCCCCATCAGATGGTGCTTGCTATACCTTCCTTCCCATCAGGTGGCAGTTTCTAGACCTCCCTCCCCATCGGGTGTCGGTTTCTAGATCTCCCTCCCCATTGGGTAGCAGTTACTAGATCTCCCTCCCCATCAGATGGCAGTTTCtagaccataataataataataataataactttatttatttaattgcgacatttatatcctgcccttttcactcCCAGGGAGACGCTGGGCAGCttgcaagttatatatacatacaatatattatattattagtatagcacaatataagcactatataagcattatatattattatattgtactatacgactatattgcaatattattagtaatattgcatgtaatataaaaatacaattataataatgtattattattacattgtattaaatcataatattattatcaatattatatgtatatacaatatattataatattagtatagcataatactagctgtgcccggccacgcattgctgtggcgaagtatggtggtatgggaaataaagtattgaggacttggtggtagttaaggtaaagggtaaaggttttcccctgacattaagtccattataaatgggttatatagctgtgtggaagggacttgagtctacactgccatataatccagttaaaatcagataatctgtattttataggcagtgtggaagaggcctaagtgaggcctaactctgcctatcccctgggctgagtgggttgttaggagagcaagtgggcggagcttagccttctaactggcagcaattggataaaaacaattattcctctccctctaattaggactttatttttcttttctttttgttgtatgaacatagaggcatggatgaggggttgtgctgccaagtttagtgtttctgggatgtgtagttttgttgttttgtcctaggccgaaatttcattacccttttatatatatagatgaatattatatattattataataactttatttatatcccaccaccatctcccaaaagggactcggggcagcttacagaaagCACATACTAGTGCCATAAAACACATAGGATACAAGTAAATTACATCAACATTTATAACAATAACAGAATCAattcacataaaacaacatcaattaACATAAAACCTCCCTTCCCTTCAGATGGCGGTTTCCAGAGCCCATTAGGTGGCAGTTTGTAGACCCCTCCTCTTCCAGATGGTGGTTTCTAGCCTCCCCGCTCCCTTTCCCAGCGCACCTTGAGGCGGCCCAGCAGGTCCCCGCACTTGGTAAGGTTGAGGTTCTTGCGGTTCCACTCGGTCCGCAGCTGCTCGTACATGCCGGCAGCCTCCTTGAGCCCGGCCACGCTGCCCGCCTCCGCCCCGTTCAGCACCGGGCCCGCCGCCGCCATCAGCACTGTCGTCCCCGCTGCCATGAATCGGCAACCCGGCGCTGCCACTTACGACATCTACCGCGACGGGTCTCGCTTGACGGCAGCCCTCCTTTCGGCCGGTCTCCACGGAAACCGCTCCGCGCTCGCTCATTGGCCCTCGCGTCACGGCGGCCCCGCTCCCTTCCCGAGCATGCGCAGAAAGGAAGCAACGGCTGTGAGGGACGGAGCGGTGCCCGACGCCTCCTTGGCGGGGTGGGCGCCAGAGGCCATGAGGgagcgagatatatatatatatatatagagagagagagagagagagaccgggCGGAGGCGGGCTGCTTGCCTGGCTCGGGGAGCGGAGGCTGCGAGGCGGGGAAGGGCGAACAGGCGGCGGGGCTAGCGGAGTCGCCATAGCGGGGCGGGGCGGGGCACGTGACGTCACTCGCAAGGGGCGGGGCCTCGCTTCAGAGCGGAAGTGGCTCTGGATCCTTTCGGGCGGAACACAAGTCTAAAATGTCCTCGTTGTACGCAAACGGCAGCAAACCTTTTGAAGCCATAGCAACACAAAAAGCGCCAATACGGGCTGTGTTATGCATTGCTACAGAAACAACCCGCCCAGAAATCAAAGCAAGGGAAGAACTGCCCTACTTTCCCAGTTgaacgaattattattattattgttgttactattttaaCTTTCCTcatagttaaaacacacaaataaaaggaagggatttaaaaatgcatatacagtagagtcccacttatccaagcctcgcttatccaagcttctggattatccaagccatttttgtagtcaatgttttcaatagatcgtgatattttggtgctacataacatttatttatttatttacagtatttatattctacccttctcaccccgaaggggactcagggcggatcacatcacacatataaggcaaacattcaatgccttttaacatagaacaaagatagagacaaacgcagctcggagctggcctcgaactcatgacctcttggtcagagtgatttgttgcagctgactgctttatcagcctgcgccacagcccgggccatttctgcgtattgaactactttttcagtcaaattggttgtataacatgatgttttgttgcttaatttgtaaaatcataacctaatttgatgtttaacaggctttttcttaatccctccttattatccaagatattcgcttatccaagcttgtgccggcccgtttagcttggataagtgagactctactgtattgatacaATATATAGGCACCgggactgtgagttttccaggctatctggccatgttccagaagcattcttctgatgtttcacccacatctatggcaggcatcctcagaggttgtgaggtctgttggaaactaggcaagtgaggtttatatatctgtggaataatgtccagggttggagaaagaacacttgtctgttggaggcgagaGTAaatggtgaattttccccaaacacaaatcaaccagagaagtcagccgtagcagagcacttgatgaaccaacctggacacagcatattatttgagaacacagaaatgctggaccactcttaacaaccactatgtcagactacacagagaagccattgaaatccgcaagcacgtggacaatttcaacagaatggaggaaaccatgaaaagaaacaaaatttggctaccagtattaaaaaactaaaaccagggcagtaaataaagagcaacactaaaaaaacacaAGAATTCCCGATATGAAACAACCAggtccagctaacatctcccggcgggaagcagccaggctttgaagctgcaagaccatttaaTATTATCAAAGTGGTCAATTGcactattcacacttgcctcaaacaggcacaagttatttctcccaccctggacattccacggatataaaatccccacttgcttagtttccaacagacctcacaacctctgagaatgcctgccatagatgtggactaaatgtcaggagagaatgcttctggaacatggccatacagcccagaaaactcacaacaacccaattgtgTATACGCTACAGTGAAAATCAAGGCTATCTTGTCAACCAAATATTAGATTGTTGATGTATGCTTCTGATTTCTgactcccatctacactgcagaattaatatcaTTTGTCAGCCCTTTAatgaccatggctcaatgctatgaa is part of the Anolis carolinensis isolate JA03-04 unplaced genomic scaffold, rAnoCar3.1.pri scaffold_10, whole genome shotgun sequence genome and encodes:
- the psmd8 gene encoding 26S proteasome non-ATPase regulatory subunit 8 — its product is MAAGTTVLMAAAGPVLNGAEAGSVAGLKEAAGMYEQLRTEWNRKNLNLTKCGDLLGRLKLALLELNFLPTTGSKLTKQQLILARDILEIGAQWSILKKDIPSFERYMAQLKCYYFDYKDELPESAYKHQLLGLNLLFLLSQNRVAEFHTELERLPAKDIQTNVYIKHPVSLEQYLMEGSYNKVFLAKGNIPAESYAFFIDILLDTVRDEIASCIEKAYEKILFNEATRMLFFTPKKMTDYAKKRGWVLGPNNHYCFTGQQQKPEDATIPSTELAKQVIEYARQLEMIV